The Candidatus Oleimmundimicrobium sp. genome contains the following window.
GACTACAATGACCTTGAATCAGTTGAGGATGTTATAAAAAAACGGCATGAGGAAATAGCTTGCGTGATACTGGAGCCAATTGCGGCTAACATGGGTGTTGTTCCTCCAAAGCCCGGATTTCTTGAAGGTTTAAGAAAGATAACGGAAGAATACGGCGTTTTATTAATATTTGATGAGGTTATCACGGGATTTCGCGTGTCTTACGGTGGGGCTCAAGAGCTTTATGGAGTAACTCCGGATTTAACTTGCTTAGGCAAGATTATCGGCGGCGGATTTCCGGTAGGGGCTTTTGGTGGCAGGAGAGAGATTATGCAGTATCTTGCTCCCGTGGGGCCGGTCTATCAAGCGGGAACACTTTCCGGCAACCCCGTGGCGATGGCGGCGGGGCTTGCCACGCTTAAAATTTTAGCCAAGAGAAATATTTATGAGAAGCTGGAAGAAAAAGCGGCAAAATTGTCAAATGGACTTAAAAAAGCAGCCCAAGATGCCGGGGTGGATGTTTATTGTACCCGAGTAGGCTCGGTGAGCTGCATGTTCTTTAACGATTCAAAAGTGGTTGATTACAAAACTGCTAAGAACTCAAATATTGAAAAATATGCCCTTTACTTTAAAAATATGCTGGAAAGAGGAGTTTATCTTGCTCCTTCTCAGTTTGAGGCATCTTTTGTTTCAGCCGCTCATAGTGATGAAGATATTAAGAAAACGATAGCAGCTGCAAGTGATTCGCTGAGAAATTTAAAAAAGAGCACCTAAAAAATAATGTGGAGGAATTGATTGCGGGAGCTGGTTTTAAATCGAGCCAAAATTGACAAAATATTGAAAAAAGATTGGTTTTGGCTTGCGCTCATTATGACCGCGTCAGTCTTGTTTCAACTCTATCGGGTCGGGGGCGCTTTCGGAGGGTTCCATGGGTGCAATGAAGCTTATTATGCTTCTTATGCCAAATCATTTTTAGACCAACCGATAATCAATATTCTGAAAAAATCAACTGATTTTAACAACCCTCCGCTCTTCACTGTTTTCTTATATATTAGCTATAAATTGTTTGGAGTAAGTGAGGTATCATCTAGAATTGTCCCGATATTTTTCTCGGCGGTCTCTGTTTATTTCACCTACAAAATTGGTCGCTTGCTTTACAACAAAAAGGTGGCTCTGTTGGGAGCCGCGTTTTTGGCTTTTTGTCCGGCGTTTATTCTTGTTGGAAGAAATGTTCAGATAGAATCGACCTTCATAGCGTTTACCTTGGCCGCTCTCTATTTTTATATTAAGTCCGGAAAGGAAAATGAATGGAAGAATAGAATTATAGCGGGGGTTTTGCTGGGCTTTGGATTATTTTCCAAATTGCCC
Protein-coding sequences here:
- the hemL gene encoding glutamate-1-semialdehyde 2,1-aminomutase — translated: MSLNTKNSKRLFENAKQYIPGGVNSPVRAFKSVNMEPLFISRGKGSKIYDVDKNEFIDYVCSWGPLILGHVHPEVIGKVEKTLEKGASFGAPTELEVEMAKQVIEAVPSIDEVRMVSSGTEAVMSAIRLARGYTGRNKIIKFDGCYHGHSDSMLVAAGSGVATLGIPGSPGVTEGAAKDTIILDYNDLESVEDVIKKRHEEIACVILEPIAANMGVVPPKPGFLEGLRKITEEYGVLLIFDEVITGFRVSYGGAQELYGVTPDLTCLGKIIGGGFPVGAFGGRREIMQYLAPVGPVYQAGTLSGNPVAMAAGLATLKILAKRNIYEKLEEKAAKLSNGLKKAAQDAGVDVYCTRVGSVSCMFFNDSKVVDYKTAKNSNIEKYALYFKNMLERGVYLAPSQFEASFVSAAHSDEDIKKTIAAASDSLRNLKKST
- a CDS encoding glycosyltransferase family 39 protein — protein: MRELVLNRAKIDKILKKDWFWLALIMTASVLFQLYRVGGAFGGFHGCNEAYYASYAKSFLDQPIINILKKSTDFNNPPLFTVFLYISYKLFGVSEVSSRIVPIFFSAVSVYFTYKIGRLLYNKKVALLGAAFLAFCPAFILVGRNVQIESTFIAFTLAALYFYIKSGKENEWKNRIIAGVLLGFGLFSKLPSILIIGAIVIWEIIRNKDFKWIKPSFISFAVLPFIVPLPWILYHIVFSPSSLTGSQTGIFEKVFEIPNVYVIYNIVLKEIFYAISPLLFLLFCC